Below is a genomic region from Candidatus Roseilinea sp..
GACCACAACGACCGGCCGATCCTTCGGTACTTCGCTCAACCGGCCGGGCAACTCGCCAAGCGGGATGAGCACTGCACCCGGCATACGATACTCTGCATACTCGAACGGCTCGCGCACATCCAGCATGAACGCGCCGGCGTCGCGCAGCGCTGCCGCTTCGTTGATATTCACGTTGGGCGGCAGCGTCATCACACCGGCCCCCGACTGCGTCGGATTCATCGCGCTTGCTTCGGACGCCGGCGCACCGGAACAACCGGCCAACAGCGCCAGCGCTGCCCCCAAAACCACAATGCCCCTCCAATGCATGACTTCACCTCAACAGCTTGCTCCCGTTGTCGTAGAGCAGATACATGGCCAAAACGATGACGAAGACGCCGAATGCCCGGCGCAACTGGTCGGGATGAGCCGACCGGCTGAGCTTTGCGCCGACGAATGCACCCGCGATCCCCGCCGCGGCGAACGGCGCGATCAGTGGCCAGTCGAACGCTGCGCCGTCCAGGTGGCCAAGCAGCCCGGACAGGCTGTTCATGGCAATGACCAGCAGCGACGTCCCGACCGCGACCGGCATCGGCAGCCCGACGAGCATCACCAACGCTGGCACAATCAGGAAGCCGCCTCCCACGCCTAAAAAGCCCGTGAGCAACCCCACGCCGGCGCCGACGGCCAACGTCATCGCCAGGCCGCGCGGCTCAGCGGGCGCATCGCCGACGCGACGCCCGCGCAGCATCATCACGCCGATCACCAACATCAACAGTGCGAAGGCCACCATGAGCGCCAGGGGCGGGAGGAAGCGCGACAGCCGGGCGGCGAAGTAAGCCGCAACCATGCCCGCGCCGCCAAAGGCCAAGGCCACCTGCCAATTTAGCGTGCCTTGCCTGCGATGCGCGAATACGCCGCTCAGGCTATTCATGCCCACGATGGCCAACGACGCTGTGACCGCTGCGCTGGGGTTGTAGCCCATCACATACACCAGCGCCGGCACGGTCAGGATCGAGCCGCCGCCGCCCAACAAGCCGAGCGACAGGCCGATGGCAAAACCGAGCGCCAATTGGATCAGCATGATCCGCGCGAGATTCAGCGCCCGCGTTCGATGGGCAGCAGCCGCGACCAAGTCTCGATGCCGTCGGGCATGCTTGCCACGTTGTCGAATCCTGCGCCGCGCAACAAGCTGGCCGCGACGTGAGAGCGATAGCCGGTGGCGCAATGCACCACCACGTCGCGGTCGCGCGGCACTTCGGCCAGCCGGTCGGGCAAATAGCCGAGCGGAATGTGCTTGGCGCCCTGGATGTGCATCTCGTCGTATTCGGTCTTGTTGCGCACATCCAACACGACCAGGCCGTTCTTGGGCAAGCGCTCGACGAGCTGCCGAGCAGTGACCACCGGCAACGGCTCTGCTGCGTCGCCGATCGCCTCCGGCCCGGCGTAGCCGGCCACGTCATCCACGCCGATCGCCCGCAACGCCTTCAAGACGGCATCGAGCTGCGCGATGTCGGGCACGATGAGGTAGGTCGGCCGGTTGTAATCCACGAACCAGCCCACGTAGGTGGAGAACGATGCGCTGCTGGCCGGTGTGCTGATCGCGCCGCGCAGGTGCGCTTGCTCGAAGTCCGGCCGATGGCGCAGGTCGAACACCTGGCCGCCGGCAGCGAGCACCTCGCGCAAGCGCACAGGTGTCAGGCGCTCCGGCTGCCTGAGGCTGGAGAGCAGCGCCGGGCCAGCTTTGTTGACGCGCTTCATCTGCGCGAAATACTTCGGGGGTTCGGGCTGGCCGTCCAACAGCCAACGCACGAACGCATCTTCGTCTGTGAAGCGGAGCGCTGGATTGAAGCGCTTCTCGTAGCCCAGCGTGGTGGAAGGGATCGCGCCGAGCGCCTTCCCGCAGGCGCTGCCCGCGCCGTGGCCGGGCCAAATCTGCAAATAGTCCGGCAGCTCCTTGAGACGTTGCACGCTGTGGAACTGTCGGCGGGCGCCTGGCTCCTTGGTGCCGGCCATGCCGGCAGCGGCTTCGAGCAGGTCCGGACGTCCTACGTCACCCACGAACAGGAAGTCGCCGGTGAAGATGCCGATGGGCTGATCTGCGGCCGCGGTGTCGGTGATCATGAAGGCGATGTGCTCTGGTGTGTGGCCCGGCGTGTGCATCACCTCCACTTGCACGTTGCCGACCCTCCATCGGTCGCCGTCGCGCAGCAGGATGACGTCTGGCTCGCTGGCGAAGGCGTATTTCCAAGCCGCGTCGCCCATATCGCTCACATACCTCGTCGCGCCGGTACGCGCGGCCAATTCGCGCAAGCCGCTCACGAAATCGGCGTGGATGTGCGTCTCGGTCACCTGCGTGATGCGCAGGCCGGCGCGCTCGGCGGCAGCAAGATACGGCTCGACATCGCGTGCTGGGTCAATCACCAGCGCCTCGCCCGTCTTGGCGCAGCCGACCAGATAGGACGCCTGCGCAAGCGCTTCGTCGTAAAAATATCTCAGCAACATCGCTCCCTCCTAGCGGATGGGATAACCGGCGGCGCGCCAGTCGCCGATGCCGCCCAGGTCATACACCTCGGCATAGCCGGCGCGCTGCAAAATGTGCGCCGCGTAGCTGCTGCGGTTGCCGCTCCGGCAATACAGCACCACGGCCCGATCGCGCGGGATGTCATCGAGGCGTCGGGCCAAAGTTTGCACGTCAATGTTGATCGCGCCGGGGATATGCCCACTCTTGAACTCCTCTGCGGTGCGGACGTCCACGAGGGTATGCGGCTTTTGAGCGTCCACAAATTCCGCCTTGTAGCGATGTGGACTGATGGTCGTTCCGGTACCCCCGCCCATTAGCGACTTCAATAGGTTCAGCATGGCGCATAGCGTACGCCATTTGGGCCAAAGGTGTGAGGACGAAGTGCCTATAATTCGCCATAAGCAGGGCTTATATCACCTGCTCGCGAGCGGCTACAGGACGCACCGATGTTCGACCTCTACAAGCTCCAGGTCTTCGCGCAGGTGGCGCAAGCCGGCAGCTTCAGCGGGGCCGCCGAACGCCTTTTCATGTCACAGCCGGCGGTCAGCCAGCACATGAAGGAGCTGGAAGCGACGCTGGGCGTGCAGCTCTTCCGGCGCGGGCGGCGCGGCGTTTCGCTCACTGCCGAGGGGCATGCCCTGTACGATTACGCGCGACGCATCCTTGCCTTGGTCGCCGAAGCGGAGAGCGCCGTGCTCAACGTGGCCAACCTGGCCGACGGCCGACTCAACGTCGGCGCGACCCCCGGCGTCAGCGCCTACTTGCTGCCCGAGTGGATCCGCGACTTTCACGAGCGTTACCCGCAATTGGTCGTGACGGCGCAAACGGCCACCACGCCCGAAATTGCCGAGCAGCTCATCGGCCGGCAGTTGGACCTGGGGTTCATCGAGGGGGACCTCGACGCCGCCGACGCCTCGCGCCTAAGCGCCGAGGTGCTGTGCGATGTGCCGCAGTATGTGCTTGTCGGGCCGAAGCACCCCCTCTGGGCGCGTGAGGCAGTGGCGCTGCGAGAACTCGACGGCCAAGCGTTCATCATGCGCCAGCCCGGCAGCCGGTCGCGCCTGTGGCTGGATCGCATCCTGGAGGCGCACGGGGCGCGTCCCCGCGTCGCCGCCGAGTTCGATAACCCAGAGGCGATCAAGCGCTCGGTGATGGTCGGCGCAGCGATCGGCGTGCTGCCGGCCTATGCAGTGCGCGCCGAGTTACAGACCGGCGCGCTGCGCGCGCTGTACATTGACGTGCCGCTCACCCGCGCGCTTCAGGCAGTGTGGGAAAAGTCGGCGCCGCTCTCGCCCATCGCCCGCGCGTTTCTCGCTTTTGCCGACGCCTGTGTGCACGCGATGCACGCGCGCCGGCCTCACGCCAGTGCCGGCATGTATGCCCGCGCGACGACGCGCACGGCCCAGGCCGCGCGCACCGACTTCAACATCGTGGTCAACGAGGGCGGCCGCAGCGCCGCGCCATACCACACCTCGACGCAAACGTCATAGCCACAGACGGCTGCGCTGATCGCTTTGTCGCGCGCATCCGCACGAGCGCGCGACTGGCCGGTCACGCGGTACTCACCGACCGGTTTGAGCGCGCTTCTCCTTCGGCGCCTATGCGTTTGAACGGTTCGCCGCCAGCGCGCCTGGACGAGTCACCCTGAACGAAGAAGGCGCAGGCTCGGCAGCGCCTACCCGCGGTGGA
It encodes:
- a CDS encoding UPF0721 transmembrane protein produces the protein MLIQLALGFAIGLSLGLLGGGGSILTVPALVYVMGYNPSAAVTASLAIVGMNSLSGVFAHRRQGTLNWQVALAFGGAGMVAAYFAARLSRFLPPLALMVAFALLMLVIGVMMLRGRRVGDAPAEPRGLAMTLAVGAGVGLLTGFLGVGGGFLIVPALVMLVGLPMPVAVGTSLLVIAMNSLSGLLGHLDGAAFDWPLIAPFAAAGIAGAFVGAKLSRSAHPDQLRRAFGVFVIVLAMYLLYDNGSKLLR
- a CDS encoding LysR family transcriptional regulator, yielding MFDLYKLQVFAQVAQAGSFSGAAERLFMSQPAVSQHMKELEATLGVQLFRRGRRGVSLTAEGHALYDYARRILALVAEAESAVLNVANLADGRLNVGATPGVSAYLLPEWIRDFHERYPQLVVTAQTATTPEIAEQLIGRQLDLGFIEGDLDAADASRLSAEVLCDVPQYVLVGPKHPLWAREAVALRELDGQAFIMRQPGSRSRLWLDRILEAHGARPRVAAEFDNPEAIKRSVMVGAAIGVLPAYAVRAELQTGALRALYIDVPLTRALQAVWEKSAPLSPIARAFLAFADACVHAMHARRPHASAGMYARATTRTAQAARTDFNIVVNEGGRSAAPYHTSTQTS
- a CDS encoding Zn-dependent hydrolase — encoded protein: MLLRYFYDEALAQASYLVGCAKTGEALVIDPARDVEPYLAAAERAGLRITQVTETHIHADFVSGLRELAARTGATRYVSDMGDAAWKYAFASEPDVILLRDGDRWRVGNVQVEVMHTPGHTPEHIAFMITDTAAADQPIGIFTGDFLFVGDVGRPDLLEAAAGMAGTKEPGARRQFHSVQRLKELPDYLQIWPGHGAGSACGKALGAIPSTTLGYEKRFNPALRFTDEDAFVRWLLDGQPEPPKYFAQMKRVNKAGPALLSSLRQPERLTPVRLREVLAAGGQVFDLRHRPDFEQAHLRGAISTPASSASFSTYVGWFVDYNRPTYLIVPDIAQLDAVLKALRAIGVDDVAGYAGPEAIGDAAEPLPVVTARQLVERLPKNGLVVLDVRNKTEYDEMHIQGAKHIPLGYLPDRLAEVPRDRDVVVHCATGYRSHVAASLLRGAGFDNVASMPDGIETWSRLLPIERGR